The DNA window GCCTTCGCGGGCGCGACCACCGGCCAGCAGCTGCTCTACGCGCTGGACGAGCAGGTCCGCCGCTACGAGGCGGAGGGCAAGGTCACCAAGTACGAGTACTGGGAGTGGCTGGGCACGGTGAAGGATGACAGCGGCCGCTGCATCGGCAGCGTCGCCGTGGACCTGCGGACCATGGAGATCCGCACGTTCCCCGCGGAGGCCGTGTGTCTGGCCACGGGTGGCCCGGGCATCGTCTTCGGGCGCTCCACCAACTCCATCATCAACACCGGAACCGCCGCGGGCCGCGCCTACATGGAAGGCGCCATCTACGCGAACGGCGAGTTCATCCAGGTGCATCCGACGTCCATCCCGGGCGAGGACAAGCTGCGCCTGATGAGCGAGTCGGTGCGCGGTGAGGGCGGCCGCGTCTGGGTGCCCCGCAAGAAGGGCGACACGCGGGCTCCCCGGGAGATTCCGGAGAGCGAGCGCTGGTACTTCCTCGAGGAGAAGTACCCCAAGTACAAGAACCTGGTGCCCCGCGACGTGGCCACGCGAGAGATCTTCATGGTCTGCCGCGACCTGGGCATGGGCATCGGCGGCCGCGACGGCGTGTACCTGGACGTCACGCACATCCCGGCCAAGACGCTGGACGCCAAGATCAAGGGCGTCATGGAGATCTACGAGAAGTTCGTCGGAGACGACCCGCGCGTCACGCCGATGGTCATCTTCCCGGGCATGCACTACTCCATGGGCGGCCTCTACGTGACGTTCGAGGCGGACTCGAAGACGCTCACCCCGCTGGAGGGCAGCCCGAAGAACCAGTCCACCAACATCCCGGGCCTGTACGCGGCGGGTGAGGCGGACTACGCGTTCCACGGCGGCAACCGCCTGGGCGCCAACTCGCTCTTGTCCTGCATCTACTCGGGCATGATTGGCGGGCCGGCCATGGCGTCCTTCGCGAAGAGCAACGCGAAGAGCGCGGCGTCCATGCCGGACAAGTTCTTCCAGGACGCGAAGCGCTACTGGGAGGACCGGTTCGGCACCATCAAGAAGATGGCGGGCCCGGAGAACCCCTACGGCCTGGCGCAGGAGCTGGGCGACGTGATGACGGAGAACTGCACCGTCGTCCGCTACAACGACCGGCTGAAGAAGACGGTGGAGAAGATCCGCGAGCTGAAGGGCCGCTGGAAGAACGTCAACGTGCTGGACACGGGCAACTCGTCCAACCGCTCGCTGTCGTTCACCAACCAGCTCTGGAACATGCTCGAGCTGGGCGAGGTCATCGCGACGAGCGCGCTCCTGCGCGACGAGAGCCGCGGCGCCCACTACAAGCCGGAGTTCTCGCTCCCCGAGCCGAAGACGAAGGACCCCAACGACGACGCCGAGTGGATGGCGCTGTGGCAGGCACGCCACGACAAGTGGGCGAAGACGACCATCGCGAAGTACGCGGACCAGGGGCCTCAGATTTCGTACGAGGACGTCCCGACGCCGGTGCTGAAGCCGGAGCCGCGCTGGTACGCGTGAGTCGCTGGGAGCTTTCTCAGGTGGGCCCGCGTGAGAGCGCGGGCCTCCACAACTGACTTGGAAGTGAAGGGTCGAGCCACATGGACACCGCACAGGCAGGCGCCGTCAGCACCCAATCCATCACCTTCCGCATCTGGCGGCAGGACGATCCGAACAAGCCGGGCCACTACGACGAGTTCAAGGTTCCCTATCGCAAGGGCGCCAACGTCATCTCGTGCCTGATGGAGATCCAGCGCAACCCCGTCACCTCGGACGGTAAGCGCGTGGCGCCCGTGGTCTGGGACGCCGCGTGTCTCGAAGAGGTGTGCGGAAGCTGCGCGATGAACATCAACGGGCGCGTCCGCATGGCGTGCTCGGCGCTCATCGACAAGCTCGAGCAGCCCATCACGCTGGAGCCCATGAGCAAGTTCCCCATCGTCCGGGACCTGGCCGTGGACCGCAACCGCATGTTCGATGCGCTCAAGCGGGTGAAGGGCTGGATTCCGACGGACGGCACGCACAACCTGGGCCCGGGCCCGCGTCAGTCGCCGGTGGACCAGTCCACGATGTACGTGCTGTCCACCTGCATCACGTGCGGAAGCTGCCTGGAGGCGTGCCCGCAGGTGACGATGGACAACGACTTCGTCGGCGCGGCGGCCATCAGCCAGGCGCGGCTGTTCAACATGAACCCGACGGGCAAGCTGAACTCCGAGGAGCGCGTGCGCTCCCTCATGGGCCCCGGCGGTGTGCAGGACTGCGGCAAGGCGCAGAACTGCGTGAAGGTCTGCCCGAAGGAGATTCCGCTCACCACCTCCATCGCGATGATGAACCGTCAGGTGACCAAGCTGGTCATCAAGGACCTCTTCTCGCACGAGGAGGAGAAGAAGGGTCACAGCGGTCCGGGGTGACAGGACGTCCCTCGACGTCCTCTGGAAACGGCCTCATGCGTGCGTCCTTCGGGGCGCGGCATGGGGCCGTCGCCGTTTCGAGGCGGGGCCGAGGTCAAACCGCCCCAGGGACAGGCCCCTGAGTGCTCGACTCCCGTCACCGAGAGGGCAGGGCGCCTGGTTTCCTTCGGGCCGTGAAGGACGCCTCATTCACCCAGGCATTTCTGGTTATCAGCGCTCTTGGCCTTGGATTGCCTGACGACGTGACGGGTCAAACAGTCTTGCCATCCGTCGCTTTCTGCGCAATGAGGGCGACGCGCTGACGCCTGTAAGGGGTCGTCCCCCTCGTCTCCACATGGAGCCTCGATGAAGATCCACGAGTACCAGGGCAAGGAAATCTTCCGGAAGTACGGTGTGCC is part of the Myxococcus landrumus genome and encodes:
- the sdhA gene encoding succinate dehydrogenase flavoprotein subunit, with amino-acid sequence MAAAARFTVVGGGLAGLMTTIKLAEAGHQVDVLSLVPVKRSHSVCAQGGINGAVNTKGEGDHPEIHVKDTLRGGDFLAEQISVKGMCYAAPGIIYLLDRMGVTFNRTPEGLLDFRRFGGTLHHRTAFAGATTGQQLLYALDEQVRRYEAEGKVTKYEYWEWLGTVKDDSGRCIGSVAVDLRTMEIRTFPAEAVCLATGGPGIVFGRSTNSIINTGTAAGRAYMEGAIYANGEFIQVHPTSIPGEDKLRLMSESVRGEGGRVWVPRKKGDTRAPREIPESERWYFLEEKYPKYKNLVPRDVATREIFMVCRDLGMGIGGRDGVYLDVTHIPAKTLDAKIKGVMEIYEKFVGDDPRVTPMVIFPGMHYSMGGLYVTFEADSKTLTPLEGSPKNQSTNIPGLYAAGEADYAFHGGNRLGANSLLSCIYSGMIGGPAMASFAKSNAKSAASMPDKFFQDAKRYWEDRFGTIKKMAGPENPYGLAQELGDVMTENCTVVRYNDRLKKTVEKIRELKGRWKNVNVLDTGNSSNRSLSFTNQLWNMLELGEVIATSALLRDESRGAHYKPEFSLPEPKTKDPNDDAEWMALWQARHDKWAKTTIAKYADQGPQISYEDVPTPVLKPEPRWYA
- the sdhB gene encoding succinate dehydrogenase iron-sulfur subunit — translated: MDTAQAGAVSTQSITFRIWRQDDPNKPGHYDEFKVPYRKGANVISCLMEIQRNPVTSDGKRVAPVVWDAACLEEVCGSCAMNINGRVRMACSALIDKLEQPITLEPMSKFPIVRDLAVDRNRMFDALKRVKGWIPTDGTHNLGPGPRQSPVDQSTMYVLSTCITCGSCLEACPQVTMDNDFVGAAAISQARLFNMNPTGKLNSEERVRSLMGPGGVQDCGKAQNCVKVCPKEIPLTTSIAMMNRQVTKLVIKDLFSHEEEKKGHSGPG